From Mya arenaria isolate MELC-2E11 chromosome 12, ASM2691426v1, the proteins below share one genomic window:
- the LOC128210597 gene encoding uncharacterized protein LOC128210597, protein MKDQTTKRCMKDHTTKRCMKDQTTKRCIKDHTTKRCIKDHTTKRCIKDHTTKRCMKDQTTKRCMKDHTTKRCMKDQTTKRCMKDRTTKRCIKDHTTKRCMKDHTTKRCMKDQTTKRCIKDHTTKRCMKDQTTKRCMKDHTTKRCMKDQTTKRCMKDRTTKRCIKDHTTKRCMKDHTTKRCMKDQTTKRCIKDHTTKRCMKDHTTKRCMKDQTTKRCMKDHTTKRCMKDQTTKRCMKDHTTKRCMKDQTTKRCMKDHTTKRCMKDHTTKRCMKDQTTKRCIKDHTTKRCIKDHTTKRCMKDHTTKRCMKDQTTKRCMKDRTTKRCIKDHTTKRCMKDHTTKRCMKDQTTKRCIKDHTTKRCMKDHTTKRCMKDQTTSRCMKDHTTSLSMKDRTTSRCMKDRTTSR, encoded by the coding sequence ATGAAGGACCAAACAACTAAACGCTGTATGAAGGACCATACAACTAAACGCTGTATGAAGGACCAAACAACTAAACGCTGTATAAAGGACCATACAACTAAACGCTGTATAAAGGACCATACAACTAAACGCTGTATAAAGGACCATACAACTAAACGCTGTATGAAGGACCAAACAACTAAACGCTGTATGAAGGACCATACAACTAAACGCTGTATGAAGGACCAAACAACTAAACGCTGTATGAAGGACCGTACAACTAAACGCTGTATAAAGGATCATACAACTAAACGCTGTATGAAGGACCATACAACTAAACGCTGTATGAAGGACCAAACAACTAAACGCTGTATAAAGGACCATACAACTAAACGCTGTATGAAGGACCAAACAACTAAACGCTGTATGAAGGACCATACAACTAAACGCTGTATGAAGGACCAAACAACTAAACGCTGTATGAAGGACCGTACAACTAAACGCTGTATAAAGGACCATACAACTAAACGCTGTATGAAGGACCATACAACTAAACGCTGTATGAAGGACCAAACAACTAAACGCTGTATAAAGGACCATACAACTAAACGCTGTATGAAGGACCATACAACTAAACGCTGTATGAAGGACCAAACAACTAAACGCTGTATGAAGGACCATACAACTAAACGCTGTATGAAGGACCAAACAACTAAACGCTGTATGAAGGACCATACAACTAAACGCTGTATGAAGGACCAAACAACTAAACGCTGTATGAAGGACCATACAACTAAACGCTGTATGAAGGACCATACAACTAAACGCTGTATGAAGGACCAAACAACTAAACGCTGTATAAAGGACCATACAACTAAACGCTGTATAAAGGACCATACAACTAAACGCTGTATGAAGGACCATACAACTAAACGCTGTATGAAGGACCAAACAACTAAACGCTGTATGAAGGACCGTACAACTAAACGCTGTATAAAGGACCATACAACTAAACGCTGTATGAAGGACCATACAACTAAACGCTGTATGAAGGACCAAACAACTAAACGCTGTATAAAGGACCATACAACTAAACGCTGTATGAAGGACCATACAACTAAACGCTGTATGAAGGACCAAACAACTTCACGATGTATGAAGGACCATACAACTTCACTATCTATGAAGGACCGTACAACTTCACGATGTATGAAGGACCGTACAACTTCACGATGA